From the genome of Primulina eburnea isolate SZY01 chromosome 12, ASM2296580v1, whole genome shotgun sequence, one region includes:
- the LOC140806531 gene encoding heat shock 22 kDa protein, mitochondrial yields MASSLALKKLVSSGILSRSLRPVCAVAQPASSRLFNTNAVREYDSDERDLDVDRRLDRRVFSPFTDFFSPFSPRSSLSQILNMMDQFMESPVTSSLRRNWDVRETADGLQLRVDMPGLSKEEVKVSVEQNTLIIKGEGKKESEDEETMQRYSSRIDLPEKLYKTNEIKAEMKNGVLKIFLPKIKEEERVDVFNVNVE; encoded by the exons ATGGCGTCTTCGCTAGCCTTGAAGAAGCTCGTTTCTTCCGGTATCCTCTCGAGGTCCCTCCGTCCAGTGTGTGCGGTGGCTCAGCCCGCCTCCTCACGACTCTTCAACACTAACGCCGTACGTGAGTACGACAGCGATGAACGTGACTTGGATGTCGACCGTCGACTAGATCGCCGCGTGTTCTCGCCCTTTACAG ACTTTTTCAGCCCATTCTCACCACGCAGCAGCCTGAGCCAAATCCTGAACATGATGGATCAATTTATGGAATCCCCTGTAACTTCTAGCTTAAGAAGGAACTGGGACGTTAGAGAAACAGCTGACGGTCTTCAACTGCGTGTGGACATGCCTGGTCTGAGCAAGGAGGAGGTCAAAGTTTCGGTGGAGCAGAATACTCTGATCATCAAAGGCGAGGGCAAGAAAGAGTCCGAAGACGAAGAGACTATGCAGAGGTACAGTAGCAGAATCGATCTTCCTGAGAAACTGTACAAGACAAATGAGATCAAAGCCGAGATGAAAAATGGGGTTCTCAAGATTTTCCTGCCCAAGATTAAAGAAGAGGAGAGAGTTGATGTTTTCAATGTGAATGTTGAGTga
- the LOC140808135 gene encoding 65-kDa microtubule-associated protein 3-like isoform X3, whose translation MGQSNILSQMETSRGTLLKELQIIWDEVGKSDSERNRMLLQLEQECLEVYRRKVDQANKDRSQLRQEIADAEAELAAICSAMGERPVHTRQADQNPRSLKAELEAILPQIEEMQKKKCERKNQFIVALEELHMIKNDICGSERYTLCNTDVDETDLCSRKLEELHRELKALQEEKSVRLNQISDHLNLLYSLCSVLGLDFKQTVNEIHPSLGDSESAKSISNHTLQQLETATQRLQELKIQRLQQLWNLMDTPIEEQQIFQNVTCNIVAAEEEITDPEMLSVDFINHVKAEVSRLEELKARILTNLILKKKAELEDIHRKTHLIQETDEAMDTVIESGAVDAACVLEKIELQISRAKEEALSRKEILEKVEKWISACEEESWLEEYNRDDNRYNAGRGAHLTLRRAEKARVLINKLPGMVDTLASKTVEWENEKGLDFIYDGVRLLSMLEGYMVLRQEKELEQKRLRDQRKLQGQLLTEQEALYGSKPSPVKNQSAKKGSRLSYGGPSNRRLSLGGPMPQTHKPDLSLAKATTIAARTSKKNERINLDRLRDNGFAALSSGSRGLDIAGLPLKLHPFEVLNACELESPITRKPFSPISSTDSSNSNATNMLEDLHKKHSEMLQKTLLTSNNTQFSTPPKILATTREENRTPHTMPNPVPPTPSTVSIPMQTGLTPALKDKYIGEEMEYSFEERRAGFILPRPLHPMPVTQV comes from the exons ATGGGTCAAAGTAATATACTTTCGCAAATGGAAACATCACGTGGAACTCTACTAAAAGAATTGCAG ATAATATGGGATGAGGTTGGCAAATCTGATTCTGAAAGGAACAGAATGTTGCTTCaacttgaacaagaatgtttggaGGTGTACCGAAGAAAAGTAGATCAGGCTAACAAAGATAGATCTCAGCTGAGGCAGGAAATTGCTGATGCTGAAGCTGAGCTTGCTGCAATCTGCTCTGCAATGGGAGAGAGGCCAGTGCACACTAGGCAG GCTGATCAAAACCCTAGAAGCCTGAAAGCTGAACTCGAAGCCATCCTTCCGCAGATAGAGGAGATGCAGAAAAAGAAATGTGAGAGGAAGAATCAATTTATAGTGGCCTTAGAGGAGCTACATATGATAAAAAATGATATCTGCGGGTCAGAACGGTATACTTTGTGTAATACAGATGTAGATGAAACAGATTTGTGTTCTAGAAAGCTTGAAGAACTGCACAGAGAGCTTAAAGCACTGCAAGAAGAAAAG AGCGTACGATTGAATCAGATTTCAGACCATTTGAACCTTCTATATAGCTTGTGCTCGGTACTTGGTTTAGATTTTAAACAAACTGTGAATGAGATTCACCCAAGTTTAGGAGATTCGGAAAGCGCAAAAAGTATTAGCAATCATACCTTGCAGCAGTTGGAAACTGCTACACAGAGACTGCAAGAACTTAAAATACAGAGACTTCAGCAG CTCTGGAACTTGATGGACACACCCATTGAAGAGCAACAGATATTTCAAAACGTCACTTGTAACATAGTTGCTGCAGAAGAGGAGATAACAGATCCCGAGATGCTTTCTGTCGACTTTATAAATCAT GTCAAGGCAGAAGTTTCTCGGTTGGAAGAGTTGAAAGCAAGAATATTAACgaatcttattttgaaaaagaaagcaGAGCTAGAGGATATTCATAGAAAGACACATCTTATTCAAGAAACAGATGAAGCGATGGATACTGTAATTGAGTCTG GAGCAGTTGATGCCGCTTGTGTACTAGAAAAAATTGAGCTTCAAATATCTAGGGCCAAAGAGGAAGCTCTCAGCAGGAAAGAGATCCTAGAAAAGGTTGAGAAGTGGATTTCTGCATGTGAGGAGGAGAGCTGGCTTGAGGAGTATAATAGG GATGATAACCGCTATAATGCTGGGAGGGGTGCTCATCTTACTTTAAGACGCGCTGAAAAAGCTCGTGTGTTGATCAACAAACTTCCAG GAATGGTGGATACGTTGGCCTCAAAGACCGTAGAATGGGAAAATGAGAAAGGATTAGATTTTATTTATGATGGT GTTCGCCTTCTTTCTATGCTTGAAGGATATATGGTTCTACggcaagaaaaagaattagagcaaAAAAGACTGAGG GACCAGAGGAAACTTCAAGGGCAGTTACTGACAGAGCAGGAGGCTCTTTACGGTTCAAAACCAAGCCCAGTGAAGAACCAAAGTGCAAAAAAAGGGTCTAGATTGTCTTATGGGGGCCCAAGCAATAGAAGACTTTCTCTTGGAGGGCCAATGCCACAGACGCATAAACCTGATCTGTCCCTTGCAAAAGCTACTACTATTGCTGCACGCACTTCTAAAAAGAATGAACGTATAAACCTGGACCGTCTTAGAGACAATGGATTTGCAGCTCTGTCTTCCG GGAGTAGAGGTTTGGACATAGCTGGACTTCCCTTGAAGCTTCATCCTTTCGAAGTATTAAATGCTTGTGAACTTGAGTCACCCATAACACGAAAACCATTCTCTCCCATTTCTTCCACGGATTCATCAAACTCCAATGCAACAAATATGTTGGAAGATCTACACAAAAAACATAGTGAAATGTTGCAGAAGACTCTTCTTACAAGCAACAATACACAGTTCAGTACCCCTCCCAAGATTCTTGCAACAACTCGGGAAGAGAATAGAACTCCCCACACAATGCCAAACCCTGTACCTCCCACACCCTCAACAGTGTCCATTCCAATGCAGACGGGTTTAACACCAGCACTTAAAGACAAATATATTGGAGAAGAGATGGAATATTCGTTTGAGGAGAGGAGAGCGGGATTCATACTGCCCAGACCATTACATCCTATGCCTGTGACACAAGTATGA
- the LOC140806530 gene encoding uncharacterized protein, giving the protein MDAQRALLDELMGAARNLTDEERKGYREINWDDKEVCGFYMVRFCPHDLFVNTRSDLGVCPKIHDPKLKESFENSPRHDSYVSKFEAELAHFCERLVSDLDRKVRRGRERLEQDVEILPPPPISAEKSDQLSILEEKIKNLLEQVESLGEEGKVDEAEALMRKVEILNIEKTVLTQQPQQDKLLLAAQEKKMALCEICGSFLVANDAVERTQSHVTGKQHMGYGMVRDFLAEHKGTKEKAREEERLAKEKEVEEQRKKREKEYESRHKNDSSDRDRNRDRERDRLRERDRYRERSRERNGRGSRDGGRVFDFKSNSSRNGREGSRERYRDRDRSRSRSPTRHGNRRSSRSPIRVR; this is encoded by the exons ATGGATGCTCAGAGAGCTTTGCTTGATGAACTCATGGGCGCAG CTCGTAATTTGACAGATGAGGAGAGAAAAGGTTACCGAGAAATTAATTGGGACGACAAGGAAGTTTGCGGATTCTATATGGTTCGATTTTGCCCTCATGATTTGTTCGTCAACACTCGTAGTGATCTAG GGGTGTGCCCAAAGATTCATGATCCAAAATTGAAGGAAAG CTTTGAGAACTCCCCAAGACATGATTCATATGTTTCCAAATTTGAAGCTGAACTTGCCCACTTCTGTGAAAGACTG GTTTCAGACTTAGATAGAAAAGTTAGACGTGGTCGCGAACGCCTTGAACAAGATGTTGAAATCCTTCCTCCACCTCCGATTTCTGCCGAAAAATCTGACCAGTTGTCTATACTGGAAGAGAAGATAAAAAACCTACTTGAACAAGTCGAATCTCTTGGTGAGGAAGGGAAGGTTGATGAAGCTGAGGCGCTCATGAGAAAG GTCGAGATACTGAATATTGAGAAGACGGTTTTGACTCAGCAACCACAGCAGGATAAACTGTTACTGGCTGCACAGGAGAAAAAAATGGCTCTATGTGAGATATGTGGTTCCTTTCTGGTGGCAAATGATGCTGTGGAAAGAACTCAGTCACATGTTACGGGTAAGCAGCACATGGGCTACGGCATGGTTCGTGACTTTCTGGCTGAGCATAAG GGAACCAAGGAGAAGGCAAGGGAAGAGGAAAGATTGGCAAAGGAGAAAGAAGTTGAAGAACAGAGGAAGAAACGAGAGAAAGAATATGAGAGCAGACACAAAAATGACTCATCTGACAGGGACAGGAACCGAGACAGGGAGAGGGATCGTCTACGAGAACGGGATCGTTATCGTGAGAGATCTCGTGAAAGAAACGGAAGAGGAAGCCGGGATGGGGGAAGAGTATTTGATTTTAAGTCCAATAGTTCGAGGAATGGAAGGGAAGGAAGCAGAGAAAGATATAGAGACCGTGACAGAAGCAGGTCTCGTTCTCCCACCAGGCATGGTAACAGGAGGTCATCCAGGAGTCCTATTCGCGTCCGTTAA
- the LOC140808385 gene encoding octanoyltransferase LIP2, mitochondrial-like isoform X1, with protein sequence MGCGALTAPAVLDQWCWSIDMWLAQEMKAPRRLGVWKMGVVNYLEALKLQDELTSNRKLLKVTDILLSLQHPPTYTLGKRRTDHNILVSESELKAMGADLHYTQRGGDVTFHGPHQAILYPIISLRDIGLGARQYVEKLETTMIQLASIHGVEARAGQKGETGVWVGGRKIGAIGVRISSGITSHGLAFNIDPDMNYFKHIVPCGLEDKEVTSLQNEVKQVLPPDEVIHEQLISCFVSTFGYTDIIWKDSSSVVSFDQES encoded by the exons ATGGGCTGTGGAGCTCTAACAGCGCCTGCAGTACTTGACCAGTGGTGCTGGAGTATTGATATGTGGCTGGCTCAA GAAATGAAAGCTCCTCGACGCCTTGGGGTGTGGAAGATGGGTGTAGTTAATTATTTGGAGGCACTTAAGCTGCAAGATGAACTCACATCCAATAGAAAACTACTCAAGGTTACGGATATTCTTCTGTCCCTACAACATCCCCCTACATACACTCTCGGCAAAAGGCGAACTGATCACAACATATTGGTTTCCGAGTCTGAACTGAAAGCCATGGGTGCAGACCTTCACTATACACAACGTGGAGGTGATGTCACATTCCACGGTCCTCACCAGGCCATTTTATATCCAATTATCTCATTGAGAGATATTGGCTTAGGGGCAAGACAATACGTGGAAAAGCTCGAAACAACAATGATTCAGTTAGCATCTATACACGGTGTTGAAGCTCGTGCTGGACAAAAAGGTGAAACGGGGGTGTGGGTTGGAGGGAGAAAGATTGGGGCGATCGGAGTACGTATATCTTCTGGGATTACATCTCATGGGTTGGCATTCAACATCGATCCTGACATGAACTACTTCAAGCACATTGTGCCATGTGGGCTTGAAGATAAAGAAGTCACTTCTTTGCAAAACGAAGTAAAACAGGTACTTCCTCCCGATGAAGTAATTCATGAGCAGTTGATTTCTTGTTTTGTAAGCACATTTGGATACACTGATATTATTTGGAAAGATAGTTCGTCTGTAGTTTCATTTGATCAAGAAAGTTGA
- the LOC140807347 gene encoding probable calcium-binding protein CML13 → MGKNLNDVRESSMKEAFTLFDTDGDGKIAPSELGILMRSLGGNPTQAQLKAIISGEKLNSPFDFPRFLDLMSKHLKPEPFDRQLRDAFKVLDKDGTGYVVVSDLRHILTNIGEKLEPAEFDEWIREVDVGSDGKLRYEEFIARMIAK, encoded by the coding sequence ATGGGCAAAAATCTGAACGATGTTCGCGAATCTTCAATGAAGGAAGCCTTCACGCTGTTCGATACAGACGGCGACGGCAAGATTGCGCCGTCGGAGCTGGGGATCTTGATGCGATCTCTCGGCGGAAACCCAACTCAAGCCCAGCTGAAGGCTATAATTTCGGGGGAGAAGCTCAATTCTCCGTTCGATTTCCCTAGATTCCTCGACCTCATGTCCAAGCATTTAAAGCCCGAGCCGTTCGATCGCCAGCTTCGCGACGCGTTCAAAGTGCTCGACAAGGACGGCACTGGGTATGTCGTCGTCTCTGATCTCAGGCACATTTTGACCAATATCGGAGAGAAGCTGGAGCCCGCGGAGTTCGATGAGTGGATTCGCGAGGTGGATGTTGGTTCCGATGGTAAGCTCCGGTACGAGGAATTCATCGCTCGGATGATCGCCAAGTGA
- the LOC140808385 gene encoding octanoyltransferase LIP2, mitochondrial-like isoform X2, whose protein sequence is MKAPRRLGVWKMGVVNYLEALKLQDELTSNRKLLKVTDILLSLQHPPTYTLGKRRTDHNILVSESELKAMGADLHYTQRGGDVTFHGPHQAILYPIISLRDIGLGARQYVEKLETTMIQLASIHGVEARAGQKGETGVWVGGRKIGAIGVRISSGITSHGLAFNIDPDMNYFKHIVPCGLEDKEVTSLQNEVKQVLPPDEVIHEQLISCFVSTFGYTDIIWKDSSSVVSFDQES, encoded by the coding sequence ATGAAAGCTCCTCGACGCCTTGGGGTGTGGAAGATGGGTGTAGTTAATTATTTGGAGGCACTTAAGCTGCAAGATGAACTCACATCCAATAGAAAACTACTCAAGGTTACGGATATTCTTCTGTCCCTACAACATCCCCCTACATACACTCTCGGCAAAAGGCGAACTGATCACAACATATTGGTTTCCGAGTCTGAACTGAAAGCCATGGGTGCAGACCTTCACTATACACAACGTGGAGGTGATGTCACATTCCACGGTCCTCACCAGGCCATTTTATATCCAATTATCTCATTGAGAGATATTGGCTTAGGGGCAAGACAATACGTGGAAAAGCTCGAAACAACAATGATTCAGTTAGCATCTATACACGGTGTTGAAGCTCGTGCTGGACAAAAAGGTGAAACGGGGGTGTGGGTTGGAGGGAGAAAGATTGGGGCGATCGGAGTACGTATATCTTCTGGGATTACATCTCATGGGTTGGCATTCAACATCGATCCTGACATGAACTACTTCAAGCACATTGTGCCATGTGGGCTTGAAGATAAAGAAGTCACTTCTTTGCAAAACGAAGTAAAACAGGTACTTCCTCCCGATGAAGTAATTCATGAGCAGTTGATTTCTTGTTTTGTAAGCACATTTGGATACACTGATATTATTTGGAAAGATAGTTCGTCTGTAGTTTCATTTGATCAAGAAAGTTGA
- the LOC140808283 gene encoding uncharacterized protein: MGIIRRSFFFIAGTACGIYLAQNYDVPNIKKVVNDTLFTAKKVEEKYRKPGKPGDDAV, translated from the coding sequence ATGGGTATCATAAGGAGGAGCTTCTTCTTCATAGCTGGAACTGCTTGCGGAATCTACCTTGCCCAGAATTACGACGTTCCCAATATCAAGAAGGTCGTCAACGATACCCTTTTCACTGCTAAGAAAGTGGAGGAAAAGTACCGGAAGCCCGGGAAACCGGGCGACGACGCCGTTTAA
- the LOC140808135 gene encoding 65-kDa microtubule-associated protein 3-like isoform X1 produces MGQSNILSQMETSRGTLLKELQIIWDEVGKSDSERNRMLLQLEQECLEVYRRKVDQANKDRSQLRQEIADAEAELAAICSAMGERPVHTRQADQNPRSLKAELEAILPQIEEMQKKKCERKNQFIVALEELHMIKNDICGSERYTLCNTDVDETDLCSRKLEELHRELKALQEEKSVRLNQISDHLNLLYSLCSVLGLDFKQTVNEIHPSLGDSESAKSISNHTLQQLETATQRLQELKIQRLQQLKDLATSLLELWNLMDTPIEEQQIFQNVTCNIVAAEEEITDPEMLSVDFINHVKAEVSRLEELKARILTNLILKKKAELEDIHRKTHLIQETDEAMDTVIESGAVDAACVLEKIELQISRAKEEALSRKEILEKVEKWISACEEESWLEEYNRDDNRYNAGRGAHLTLRRAEKARVLINKLPGMVDTLASKTVEWENEKGLDFIYDGVRLLSMLEGYMVLRQEKELEQKRLRDQRKLQGQLLTEQEALYGSKPSPVKNQSAKKGSRLSYGGPSNRRLSLGGPMPQTHKPDLSLAKATTIAARTSKKNERINLDRLRDNGFAALSSGSRGLDIAGLPLKLHPFEVLNACELESPITRKPFSPISSTDSSNSNATNMLEDLHKKHSEMLQKTLLTSNNTQFSTPPKILATTREENRTPHTMPNPVPPTPSTVSIPMQTGLTPALKDKYIGEEMEYSFEERRAGFILPRPLHPMPVTQV; encoded by the exons ATGGGTCAAAGTAATATACTTTCGCAAATGGAAACATCACGTGGAACTCTACTAAAAGAATTGCAG ATAATATGGGATGAGGTTGGCAAATCTGATTCTGAAAGGAACAGAATGTTGCTTCaacttgaacaagaatgtttggaGGTGTACCGAAGAAAAGTAGATCAGGCTAACAAAGATAGATCTCAGCTGAGGCAGGAAATTGCTGATGCTGAAGCTGAGCTTGCTGCAATCTGCTCTGCAATGGGAGAGAGGCCAGTGCACACTAGGCAG GCTGATCAAAACCCTAGAAGCCTGAAAGCTGAACTCGAAGCCATCCTTCCGCAGATAGAGGAGATGCAGAAAAAGAAATGTGAGAGGAAGAATCAATTTATAGTGGCCTTAGAGGAGCTACATATGATAAAAAATGATATCTGCGGGTCAGAACGGTATACTTTGTGTAATACAGATGTAGATGAAACAGATTTGTGTTCTAGAAAGCTTGAAGAACTGCACAGAGAGCTTAAAGCACTGCAAGAAGAAAAG AGCGTACGATTGAATCAGATTTCAGACCATTTGAACCTTCTATATAGCTTGTGCTCGGTACTTGGTTTAGATTTTAAACAAACTGTGAATGAGATTCACCCAAGTTTAGGAGATTCGGAAAGCGCAAAAAGTATTAGCAATCATACCTTGCAGCAGTTGGAAACTGCTACACAGAGACTGCAAGAACTTAAAATACAGAGACTTCAGCAG TTAAAAGATCTCGCAACTTCATTACTGGAGCTCTGGAACTTGATGGACACACCCATTGAAGAGCAACAGATATTTCAAAACGTCACTTGTAACATAGTTGCTGCAGAAGAGGAGATAACAGATCCCGAGATGCTTTCTGTCGACTTTATAAATCAT GTCAAGGCAGAAGTTTCTCGGTTGGAAGAGTTGAAAGCAAGAATATTAACgaatcttattttgaaaaagaaagcaGAGCTAGAGGATATTCATAGAAAGACACATCTTATTCAAGAAACAGATGAAGCGATGGATACTGTAATTGAGTCTG GAGCAGTTGATGCCGCTTGTGTACTAGAAAAAATTGAGCTTCAAATATCTAGGGCCAAAGAGGAAGCTCTCAGCAGGAAAGAGATCCTAGAAAAGGTTGAGAAGTGGATTTCTGCATGTGAGGAGGAGAGCTGGCTTGAGGAGTATAATAGG GATGATAACCGCTATAATGCTGGGAGGGGTGCTCATCTTACTTTAAGACGCGCTGAAAAAGCTCGTGTGTTGATCAACAAACTTCCAG GAATGGTGGATACGTTGGCCTCAAAGACCGTAGAATGGGAAAATGAGAAAGGATTAGATTTTATTTATGATGGT GTTCGCCTTCTTTCTATGCTTGAAGGATATATGGTTCTACggcaagaaaaagaattagagcaaAAAAGACTGAGG GACCAGAGGAAACTTCAAGGGCAGTTACTGACAGAGCAGGAGGCTCTTTACGGTTCAAAACCAAGCCCAGTGAAGAACCAAAGTGCAAAAAAAGGGTCTAGATTGTCTTATGGGGGCCCAAGCAATAGAAGACTTTCTCTTGGAGGGCCAATGCCACAGACGCATAAACCTGATCTGTCCCTTGCAAAAGCTACTACTATTGCTGCACGCACTTCTAAAAAGAATGAACGTATAAACCTGGACCGTCTTAGAGACAATGGATTTGCAGCTCTGTCTTCCG GGAGTAGAGGTTTGGACATAGCTGGACTTCCCTTGAAGCTTCATCCTTTCGAAGTATTAAATGCTTGTGAACTTGAGTCACCCATAACACGAAAACCATTCTCTCCCATTTCTTCCACGGATTCATCAAACTCCAATGCAACAAATATGTTGGAAGATCTACACAAAAAACATAGTGAAATGTTGCAGAAGACTCTTCTTACAAGCAACAATACACAGTTCAGTACCCCTCCCAAGATTCTTGCAACAACTCGGGAAGAGAATAGAACTCCCCACACAATGCCAAACCCTGTACCTCCCACACCCTCAACAGTGTCCATTCCAATGCAGACGGGTTTAACACCAGCACTTAAAGACAAATATATTGGAGAAGAGATGGAATATTCGTTTGAGGAGAGGAGAGCGGGATTCATACTGCCCAGACCATTACATCCTATGCCTGTGACACAAGTATGA
- the LOC140808135 gene encoding 65-kDa microtubule-associated protein 3-like isoform X2 produces MGQSNILSQMETSRGTLLKELQIIWDEVGKSDSERNRMLLQLEQECLEVYRRKVDQANKDRSQLRQEIADAEAELAAICSAMGERPVHTRQADQNPRSLKAELEAILPQIEEMQKKKCERKNQFIVALEELHMIKNDICGSERYTLCNTDVDETDLCSRKLEELHRELKALQEEKSVRLNQISDHLNLLYSLCSVLGLDFKQTVNEIHPSLGDSESAKSISNHTLQQLETATQRLQELKIQRLQQLKDLATSLLELWNLMDTPIEEQQIFQNVTCNIVAAEEEITDPEMLSVDFINHVKAEVSRLEELKARILTNLILKKKAELEDIHRKTHLIQETDEAMDTVIESVDAACVLEKIELQISRAKEEALSRKEILEKVEKWISACEEESWLEEYNRDDNRYNAGRGAHLTLRRAEKARVLINKLPGMVDTLASKTVEWENEKGLDFIYDGVRLLSMLEGYMVLRQEKELEQKRLRDQRKLQGQLLTEQEALYGSKPSPVKNQSAKKGSRLSYGGPSNRRLSLGGPMPQTHKPDLSLAKATTIAARTSKKNERINLDRLRDNGFAALSSGSRGLDIAGLPLKLHPFEVLNACELESPITRKPFSPISSTDSSNSNATNMLEDLHKKHSEMLQKTLLTSNNTQFSTPPKILATTREENRTPHTMPNPVPPTPSTVSIPMQTGLTPALKDKYIGEEMEYSFEERRAGFILPRPLHPMPVTQV; encoded by the exons ATGGGTCAAAGTAATATACTTTCGCAAATGGAAACATCACGTGGAACTCTACTAAAAGAATTGCAG ATAATATGGGATGAGGTTGGCAAATCTGATTCTGAAAGGAACAGAATGTTGCTTCaacttgaacaagaatgtttggaGGTGTACCGAAGAAAAGTAGATCAGGCTAACAAAGATAGATCTCAGCTGAGGCAGGAAATTGCTGATGCTGAAGCTGAGCTTGCTGCAATCTGCTCTGCAATGGGAGAGAGGCCAGTGCACACTAGGCAG GCTGATCAAAACCCTAGAAGCCTGAAAGCTGAACTCGAAGCCATCCTTCCGCAGATAGAGGAGATGCAGAAAAAGAAATGTGAGAGGAAGAATCAATTTATAGTGGCCTTAGAGGAGCTACATATGATAAAAAATGATATCTGCGGGTCAGAACGGTATACTTTGTGTAATACAGATGTAGATGAAACAGATTTGTGTTCTAGAAAGCTTGAAGAACTGCACAGAGAGCTTAAAGCACTGCAAGAAGAAAAG AGCGTACGATTGAATCAGATTTCAGACCATTTGAACCTTCTATATAGCTTGTGCTCGGTACTTGGTTTAGATTTTAAACAAACTGTGAATGAGATTCACCCAAGTTTAGGAGATTCGGAAAGCGCAAAAAGTATTAGCAATCATACCTTGCAGCAGTTGGAAACTGCTACACAGAGACTGCAAGAACTTAAAATACAGAGACTTCAGCAG TTAAAAGATCTCGCAACTTCATTACTGGAGCTCTGGAACTTGATGGACACACCCATTGAAGAGCAACAGATATTTCAAAACGTCACTTGTAACATAGTTGCTGCAGAAGAGGAGATAACAGATCCCGAGATGCTTTCTGTCGACTTTATAAATCAT GTCAAGGCAGAAGTTTCTCGGTTGGAAGAGTTGAAAGCAAGAATATTAACgaatcttattttgaaaaagaaagcaGAGCTAGAGGATATTCATAGAAAGACACATCTTATTCAAGAAACAGATGAAGCGATGGATACTGTAATTGAGTCTG TTGATGCCGCTTGTGTACTAGAAAAAATTGAGCTTCAAATATCTAGGGCCAAAGAGGAAGCTCTCAGCAGGAAAGAGATCCTAGAAAAGGTTGAGAAGTGGATTTCTGCATGTGAGGAGGAGAGCTGGCTTGAGGAGTATAATAGG GATGATAACCGCTATAATGCTGGGAGGGGTGCTCATCTTACTTTAAGACGCGCTGAAAAAGCTCGTGTGTTGATCAACAAACTTCCAG GAATGGTGGATACGTTGGCCTCAAAGACCGTAGAATGGGAAAATGAGAAAGGATTAGATTTTATTTATGATGGT GTTCGCCTTCTTTCTATGCTTGAAGGATATATGGTTCTACggcaagaaaaagaattagagcaaAAAAGACTGAGG GACCAGAGGAAACTTCAAGGGCAGTTACTGACAGAGCAGGAGGCTCTTTACGGTTCAAAACCAAGCCCAGTGAAGAACCAAAGTGCAAAAAAAGGGTCTAGATTGTCTTATGGGGGCCCAAGCAATAGAAGACTTTCTCTTGGAGGGCCAATGCCACAGACGCATAAACCTGATCTGTCCCTTGCAAAAGCTACTACTATTGCTGCACGCACTTCTAAAAAGAATGAACGTATAAACCTGGACCGTCTTAGAGACAATGGATTTGCAGCTCTGTCTTCCG GGAGTAGAGGTTTGGACATAGCTGGACTTCCCTTGAAGCTTCATCCTTTCGAAGTATTAAATGCTTGTGAACTTGAGTCACCCATAACACGAAAACCATTCTCTCCCATTTCTTCCACGGATTCATCAAACTCCAATGCAACAAATATGTTGGAAGATCTACACAAAAAACATAGTGAAATGTTGCAGAAGACTCTTCTTACAAGCAACAATACACAGTTCAGTACCCCTCCCAAGATTCTTGCAACAACTCGGGAAGAGAATAGAACTCCCCACACAATGCCAAACCCTGTACCTCCCACACCCTCAACAGTGTCCATTCCAATGCAGACGGGTTTAACACCAGCACTTAAAGACAAATATATTGGAGAAGAGATGGAATATTCGTTTGAGGAGAGGAGAGCGGGATTCATACTGCCCAGACCATTACATCCTATGCCTGTGACACAAGTATGA